From Pseudarthrobacter equi, a single genomic window includes:
- a CDS encoding NADPH-dependent F420 reductase, producing the protein MKIAVFGTGTVGRTLAAAFSSLGHEVVLGTRDPAETARRTEPGPMGGQPFNEWQAAHQSIRLETFAAAAEEGDMVVNATNGAASLAALAAAGGANLAGKVLLDVSNPLDFSQGMPPVLNPVNTESLGERIQRSFPDARVVKTLNTMNAGLMVDPGKLADGDHSVFVSGDNSEAKAQVTELLQALGHRDIIDLGDITSARGAEMVLPLWLRLFGALGTPDFNFKVVRGG; encoded by the coding sequence ATGAAGATCGCAGTCTTTGGAACCGGCACCGTGGGCCGGACGCTCGCCGCGGCGTTCAGCTCCCTGGGACATGAAGTGGTGTTAGGAACCAGGGATCCTGCGGAGACTGCCCGCCGTACGGAGCCTGGCCCCATGGGCGGGCAGCCATTCAACGAGTGGCAGGCGGCGCACCAAAGCATCCGGCTGGAGACGTTCGCCGCAGCCGCGGAAGAAGGCGACATGGTGGTCAACGCCACCAACGGTGCTGCGTCGCTAGCGGCCCTTGCTGCCGCCGGGGGTGCCAATCTGGCCGGGAAGGTCCTGCTGGACGTGTCCAACCCGCTCGACTTCTCGCAGGGAATGCCGCCGGTCCTGAACCCGGTCAACACCGAAAGTCTGGGGGAGCGGATCCAGCGGTCCTTCCCGGACGCGAGGGTGGTCAAGACCCTCAACACCATGAACGCGGGACTCATGGTTGACCCGGGAAAGCTGGCGGACGGTGACCATTCCGTGTTCGTCTCAGGCGACAACAGCGAGGCCAAAGCCCAAGTCACCGAGCTGCTGCAGGCGCTGGGCCACCGGGACATCATCGACCTTGGCGATATCACGTCCGCCCGCGGGGCGGAGATGGTGCTTCCGCTGTGGCTGCGCCTCTTCGGGGCCCTGGGCACCCCGGATTTCAACTTCAAGGTGGTGCGGGGAGGGTGA